ATGTATTTTATTACTGTATCTTCAGGTATGAATTTCTGTTTCAATTAAAAATGCGGCAATGGTGCAGTCAACCAAAGGAATCAGGGAACTTATTTATCACCGGGAGAAGGTTGCTGATCCCCATCAGTATCCCTTTACCATTCCTGCGCTCAGGCATTTGAAATCGCTCAAATTTCATCCCAGGGTAACTTATCTGTCCGGAGAGAATGGCATGGGGAAATCCACGCTGATTGAAGCTATTGCTGTTGCGTACGGGTTCAATCCGGAAGGTGGTTCCAGGAATTTCAATTTTGCCACGCGTGCTTCTCATTCGGCATTGCACAATTATTTCACGCTGGCGAGGGGGCCAAAACACCGGGATGGTTTTTTTCTGCGCAGTGAGAGTTTCTTCAATCTTGCCACCAATATCGAAGACCTGGATAAAGAAGAAGGGGGAGCGAAACTGATCCGTAGTTATGGAGGTGTATCATTGCATGAGCAATCCCATGGTGAATCTTTCTGGGCGCTTTTCATGAACCGGTTCACAGGCG
This portion of the Pseudobacter ginsenosidimutans genome encodes:
- a CDS encoding AAA family ATPase; translated protein: MVQSTKGIRELIYHREKVADPHQYPFTIPALRHLKSLKFHPRVTYLSGENGMGKSTLIEAIAVAYGFNPEGGSRNFNFATRASHSALHNYFTLARGPKHRDGFFLRSESFFNLATNIEDLDKEEGGAKLIRSYGGVSLHEQSHGESFWALFMNRFTGDGLYILDEPEAALSPTRQMALLTRMHELIGAGAQFIIATHSPIILAYPHAIIYELSANGISKTSYTDTENFKIFHGFMTGHEAMIKILLDEE